A genomic segment from Micropterus dolomieu isolate WLL.071019.BEF.003 ecotype Adirondacks linkage group LG03, ASM2129224v1, whole genome shotgun sequence encodes:
- the LOC123969063 gene encoding sperm acrosome membrane-associated protein 4-like, whose product MSKLVCPLIVLGLLPAVVPLFCYTCVFPAISPLDCIKFPLMCPPGQVCLSSRAVGEKGDFRVVLYEKSCVLSSLCGVTGEKYTMGLNFTFTNECCNTHLCNGAATPATSYWTATLLTVLISYSV is encoded by the exons ATGTCGAAGCTGGTCTGCCCTCTGATTGTCCTTGGTTTACTTCCAGCTGTGG TTCCCCTcttctgttacacctgtgtgttCCCCGCCATCTCACCTCTGGACTGCATCAAATTTCCTCTCATGTGTCCACCTGGGCAGGTCTGTCTGTCCAGCAGAGCTGTAGGCGAGAAAG GAGACTTCCGCGTGGTGTTATATGAGAAGAGCTGCGTCCTTTCCTCCCTGTGTGGAGTCACGGGTGAAAAATACACCATGGGACTCAACTTCACCTTCACCAATGAATGCTGCAACACACACCTGTGCAACGGAGCTGCAACACCTGCTACCTCCTACTGGACTGCCACATTACTCACAGTACTTATTTCCTATTCAGTTTAA